In Mucilaginibacter sp. KACC 22063, the genomic stretch TCGGGCAGTTAGGTAACTCTCAAATCGGTACTTATCCGTATACTTCTTTGCTAAGCGGTAATTTCTATTATCCGTTTGGTGGTGTATCAACTCAGGGCTATAGTATCACCAGTAAAGGTAATCCGAATATTAAATGGGAAAAAAGCACTCAGCAGGACGTAGGCCTTGACCTTGGTTTTTTTGATAATGCTTTATTGTTGAGCGCTGATTATTATATTAAGAACACATCAAATGTATTATTGAACCTACCTTTGCCAAGTAGTGCCGGTAATGGTGGCAACCCGGCGGTAAATGCGGGTAAGGTACGTAACAGCGGTATCGAGCTTGAACTGACTTACAGAAAAACTGTAAACAAAGATCTGGGCTTTAGCGTAACAGGAAACCTGGCTACCGTTAAAAACCGTGTAGTTTCATTAGCAGGTGCAGCGCCTATTGCCAATGCTCGTATCGATAACAACTATTTCGCAACATTAACACAGGTTGGCCAGCCAATCGGTTCATTCTACCTGCTGCAACAGGAAGGTATTTTCCAAAATGCACAGCAGGTGTTTACCCATGCTTACCAGGGGCCTGGCATTCGCCCCGGCGATGTAATGTATAAAGACGTTAACGGCGACGGTGTGATTGATGACAAGGACCGCACATTTGTGGGCAGCCCAATTCCTAAGCTTACTTATGGCCTTACAGCTTCTGTAAATTATAAAAACTTTGACCTTAGCCTATTCTTCCAGGGCGTGTATGGCAATAAGATCTATAACCAGGTATTAACGGATATCGAAGGTTTTTACCGTCCGTTTAACATTACTGAGCGTATTGCTACTAATAGCTGGACAGGTGAGGGCTCGACCAATACTTATCCGTTGCTGTCATGGTCTGACGGTACAAATAATAAGCAGCCATCAACCCGCTTTTTGGAAAGCGGCTCATACCTGCGCTTAAAAAATGTACAGTTAGGATATAAACTGGGCGCTAATGCTTTAAAAAGTATAGGATTATCGTCTGTACGGGTATTTGCCAGCGGCCAAAACCTGCTGACCTTTACCAAATATACCGGACTTGATCCGGAGCAGTACTATAACGACAACAATGGCAATGCCGTAACTGCCGTTGGTATTGATTGGGGTACTTACCCATCAGCCAGGACATTCACGATAGGTATTAACGCTAATTTCTAATCTTTAAGAACATGAAGATGAAATCAAAATATATTTGCTTAATCTTTGCCGCATCCCTTTTATTGGCTGGCACAGGTTGTAAAAAGTTTCTGGAACAACCCGTATTGGGGCAATACCAGTCTGACAACTTTTTTACATCTGATGCTAACGCCGTATTAGCGGTAAACGCTGCATACTCGCAGTTAACATTTACTGATGCCTCATCAAATGCGATATGGGTATTAGGTGACCTGGCTTCGGACGATGTGGTAAAAGGTAGCAGTGATGGTGATCAGGCTGATTTCCTTGCTGTCCAAAACTTCAATATTAACCCTTCAAATGCTGCTGTTGAAGCCGTTTGGAAAAGGTATTACGATGGTATTTTTAAATGTAACGTAGTAACCGATGGTTTGGCTAAGCCACAATCAGGCGTATCTGAAACTACCCGTGCATCTGTATTAGCGCAGGCGCAATTCTTAAGGGCATACTACTATTTTAACCTTACGGCAGCATATGGTGATATTCCGCTGCATTTAAAAGTAGAAACACCGGAAGAACTGCAAAGTCCGGCACTGCCACAGGCACAGATATACGCACAGATCGAAAAAGATTGCCAGGCTGCTGCTGCAGTTTTGCCTACCACCTGGTCCGGTGCCGATTTGGGCCGCGTAACAAAAGGCGCCGCTTTAGCCTTATTAGCCAAAACTTATCTCTTTGAAAAGAAATGGGCTTTAGCTGCATCAACTGCTGCGCAGGTAGAAGCATTGGGCGTTTATTCGCTGCTGCCAAACTATGCGGATAATTTCAGGGCGGCGACTAAAAATAATTCAGAATCAGTATTCTCAATTCAGCATACATCTGGCTTAACACCATTTCAAGGGAATAACCTTAACCAGTGGTTTGCGCCACGCTCATTAAATGGCTATGGCTTTTACCTGCCTACACAAAGCCTGGTAGACAACTTTGAGAAATCAGCTGGAGGTGTGGTCGACCCGCGTTTAGATTATACGGTTGGTCGTGCTGATCATCCTTATTATGACAGCGCATTTGACCCAAGCTGGACATCAACCGGCTATGTCAGCAAGAAGCATACACAGCCAATTTCAGAGATCCCGACGAGTATCAAAGGTGATGGTAACCTGAATTATCAGGCTATCCGTTTTGCAGAAGTGTTATTGATAGAAGCCGAAGCTTTAAATGAATCAGGTAATAGCGCAGCGGCATTAGTGCCACTTAATAAAGTACGTAAACGAGCACGCGAAAGCTATATTAATGACCCAACCCTTGCTGCTACCACAGGTGGTAAAGTTCCGGATGGTTTACTGCCGGATATTACAAACACCAGTCAGTCTTCACTGAGAGATATCATTCGTGCAGAAAGAAGGTCGGAACTGGCTACAGAGTTTCACAGGTTTTTTGACATTATACGCTATGGTTCAGATTATGCAACCAATGCGCTTAGATCAAAACCTAACTTTAATTTTGCTACCAACCAGTATTTCCCGATACCTACCAGCGAAAGGCAAACCAATTTGAAATTAGGTAAATAATGATGAACCGCTTAAAAATACAAACCATGAGCAAGATGAAGATTTATAGTGCCGCAATGGTACTACTTGCGATAGTGCTGATATTCGGGCAGTCTTGTAAAAAAGATAAAGAAGCGCCTAATTACAATTCGGATAAGGCGAAACTGAGTTTACAAATAGATTCGGCAACAATGCTTTACAGCGCTGCTGTTGAAGGTAAACAGGCCGGTGATTATTCGGTTGGATCAAAAGCAGCCCTGCAAACTGCCATTACTTTGGCTACACAGGTTAAAAGCGGAAGCTTTACCCAAGAGCAGGTAAATAATGCTACGGCTAACCTGATCCGTGCGATTGCACAGTTTAAAGGCAAGCTGATCCAGGAAATATCATTAGACAACCTGATAGCCTACTGGAAATTTGACGGCGACGCAAATGATGCCAGCGGTCACGGGCATAACGGCCAGCTGAAAACAGGCTGGGTTGGCACCAGTCCGAAAACGGCGACTGATGGCGGCACATTGCCAACATTAACTACAGACCGTTACGGTGCTGCAGGTAAAGCCTACGCTTTTGATAAGGCTGCTTATGTAGAAATTCCTTACGATGCTACTTTACGCCCTACAAGCTTTACTATAAGCGCGTGGGTTAAGCCACATGTGGCAAGTAACGGGAACTACATTATATCATTGAACCGCTGGAATGGTTACAAATTTCAGCTACAGGGCAGTAACCTGCCTTTCTTAACCATCAGTAATGATAATGGTATCCATGATCAGGATGACGGCGGAGCCGGTGTAAAACTGGATGTATGGTCGCAGGTAGTGGTTAGTTATACAAACGGGTCGATGAAGTTTTACATCAACGGCGTATTGGTGAAAACTGCTAATGTTACCGGTACACCGGTTGCCTTAACATCGCCGCCTAATCTGGCCATAGGTAATGAACTGCCAAAGTCGGCTTATAACATGACCGACGACAGCAGTCCGCTTGCATTTTATGGTGCAAACTACTTTATGGGTTCTATAGATGATATCCGCATTTATAATAAAGTATTAAGTGATAATGAGGTTAACTCGTTATTTACAATGGAAACACCATAATTGATTGTTGGGGTAATTATGTTGATTAGAAAGGCATTCAAAATTTTTGAATGCCTTTTGTTTTATCAGTAACTTGTTCTTCCTAAACTAACCGATATGGACCAAATAGACTTGCCAATAACATTGCGGAAAACGACCAATGCTGATCTCGAAACTTTATATCAATTTCAGCTGGATGCCGAAGCTAATTACCTTGTGGCGTTTACCCCTACAGAAAATGCTGATAGGGAAGCATATCTAAAAAAGCATTCGAAGTTTCTGGATGACGCTGATAAAAATACCCAGACAATTTTACTTGGAGATACCATTGTAGGCAGCGTTGCAAAGTTTGAAAGAGAAGGCGATAATGAGATCACTTATTGGATAGACAAAAAATATTGGGGCAAGGGCATAGCCACTATCGCCTTGCAAAAGTTTTTACAGATTGAAACGGCAAGGCCAATTTTTGCCAGTGCTGCTTTTGATAATATGGGCTCGCGGAGCGTATTAGAGAAATGCGGCTTTGTTAAGATTGGCACAGACAAAGGTTTTGCAAATGCCCGGCAAGTCGAGGTGGAAGAGGTTATATATAAGTTGGATTGATTAAGATGCGCATGAAGCCAATAACTTATTTACTTAGAAACTTTGCAATTGCATTGATCTTGGTAATTCTTTATTCGTGCTCTATCGTTAATGCCCAAATACCCAGTGTAAAGAAAGACACTGTTTACTATTTAATAGACACAACCAAAGTTCCTTTAAAAGACAGGATGTTTTTAGTTGGTCAGGAAGAAGTTTTTATGGATACAGATTAACTTGTGAGTGTAATCCATATCATGAAGATTTTTTCTTTTCGCGTAGTGTTGACAGTAAGTTTGAGCAAATTAATAAGAGGCGTTTAAAGAATATTAAATTTATCTCACTTAGAGAACTCATTCACATAGCCGTTAAATATGGGACAGATAAGATTGATCGTACGGTATTCTATTTCGTAGAGGTTCAAAATAAAAAGTATAATCTTTATAAGGTGCGGCTTGTGGTTGGTCCGCCGCCAGCCAAAGGTTATTAATGAACAATATGTTGAAATTTAAAAAGCTTATTCCGGGACTTATTTTTTTTGTAGCAGTAATGCTGTTTGCAGATAGTCTGCATGCTCAGAGTGCAATAAAGAAGGATACAGTCTATTACTTGTTAGATACGACAAAAACGAGTGTTAAGGACAGAATGTTCTTAGTTGGACAAGAGGGAGCATATTATGGCTACAGGCTGACTTGTGAATGTGGTACATATAATCAAGATGTCGTATTCACTCGTCTAGTAGCTAGAAAAGGTGAAATTTTAACGCGTGCACAAGTTGAAAAACTGAACTTCATTTCATTAAGGCAACTAATACATTTAGTTGTAAAATATGGCATTGATAAAAAGAAAAACACAGTTTATTATTTCATTGAGCCATATGAAGAAGATTTTGTTAAATACAAAGTATTCCTAAGTATGTTACAACCGCCTACGAAAGGCTGAGAAAAGACTATTAATCTTTTGCACAAATACACATGATAGATAGTTTCAAGGCTATTATTATTTTCATTGTTTTATTGACCATTGAAAAAATGGTGTTTGCTCAAAATCATACCCAAAAGGACACAGTCTATTACTTGTTAGATACGACAAAAACGAATATTAAAGATCGTATGTTTTTGCATGGTCAGGAAGGTAGGAGCTATAGTTATCGTTTGTTTTGTGAGTGTGCTGCTTTTCATCAGGATGCTATATTTACCCGGCGGGCTTCTGCAAAAGGTGATACATTAACCAAAGAACAGGTAAATAAATTGCCTTTGATCACATTAAGACAGTTTATTCATATAGCAGTACAATATGGGATTGATAGAATAGATCGAAAAGAAGTATTTATTATAACACCATACAAAGACAAATTTTTGGCTCATCAAATATATCAAACTATCTTGCTACCACCAGTTAACTGATGATACTTGTTATTAACAACTGCGCCCCTTAATTAAGGGGCGCAGTTGTTTAATTGATTTTGTCGCCTTCTTTAATTTCGTCGCCGGCGTTTATTACCACATGCTCATTGGGTTTAAGGTTGCCGAAAACCTCTGTCGAGTCGTGTGTGGTTAATCCCTCTTTTACATCAATGAGCGAAGCTTTACCATCACGGGCTACAACAACATATTCACGTTCGGTAGACCGGATGATAGCGTTGTTAGGTACCAGCATTGATTTTGCCCCTGACACCATTGGTATTTCCACCTCTGCGTACATCCCCGGTTTAAAAAGCTGCTTAGTGTTTAAAACGTCAATCTCAATCGCTTCAGAACGCATGCTGCCCAAAGCATTAGCCGAACGGCTGATCTTGCCGGTAAAAGGCTGATCGGGCATGGCGTTAAAAGTATACTTTACAGATCGTTTCAAATCCACTTTGTCTACATAATCTTCGGGTATATACACCTCAAGACGCATTTTACGGGTATCCTGTAAGATCAGCATAGGTTGGTCTCCGGCCTTACCGGGAGATACCAATGCGCCCGGCGATACGTTACGCTGAATGATCATGCCGTCAAACGGTGCATATATGTTCAGGTACCCCTGCAAGGCATGTACCGATGCCACATTTGATCGCTCAGAACTTGCTAAAGCGGCATCAGCCTTCATTTTGGCAAGGGCATTGTCAAGGTCAAGTTGCGATACCGAGCCAGGTTCTTTAGCTGCTTCTTTTAATCGCTGGTATTTTTCGCTGCTGGCCTGTGCATTTTCTTGTGCCTGCAAATAGCGCGAGGTGGCAGCCTGTACCTGCGCCTGCATTTCGGGTGCTTCCAGTTTGATTAAAAGTTGCCCCTGATGAACAACCGAACCGCGGTCTACAAGTACTTCTTTTACGAATCCATTCACCTTCGGGAAAAGGTTTACCTCGTTAAAAGGCTTTAATTGCCCAGGCAACCGTACGGCGCTCGAAAGTGATTTCTCCGAAACGGTAGCAAGTTTTAATTGCGACGATTTTTTAGTTTTTGTGCTGGTTTCTGTTAGGTCAACCGGTTTGTGGTTGCCAGAGCAGGCATATAATGAGCTTGCAATTACAGCAAGCAGGCTTATTTTTTTATACGATTTCATGATGAGATTGAGCATTAATGGTTTCGTTTTCAGTAGTTGGTTCGGTTTCGGGCATTAGTCCGGGCGAGTCATAAGTTGTTTTATCCTGTACCCATGCAAATACCTGCGGTAATATGAATAAAGCTGCAAGGGTTGAGGCAATAAGACCGCCGATTACAGCCCTGCCCAGTGGTGCAGATTGTTCTCCTGCTTCGCCTAAGCCAGATGCCATTGGTATCATACCCGCAATCATGGCTAAGCTGGTCATTAATATCGGGCGTAAACGGATAGAAGCACTGGTTACAGCAGCTTTGGTTGCATCCCTGTATTCGATCCGTAGCTTTTCTGCATTGGTTACAATCAAAATAGCGTTGGCAACAGATACCCCTGTTGACATGATCATACCCATGTATGATTGCAGGTTAAGCGTTGACCCGGTTAACAGCAATAAACTAAGCGAACCCAATATTACCGCCGGTACAGTAGATAATACCGTAAGCGAAACTTTGAACGACTGGTAATTGGCTGCCAGCAACAGGAATATCACCAAGATGGCAAACAACAAACCATTTTGTAAGCTGCTCATGGTTTCGGTTAACAGGTTCGACATACCACCAATGGTTGCCAGTAAACCTTTAGGCGGTGTACCGGCGTGTTTAAGTGCCTCCTGAACGGCGGCAGTTGCTGTGCCTAAATCTTTTTTATAAATATTGGCGCTTACTGTAAGGTAACGTCGCGGGCCGTCGCGGTCGTACTCACCCGGGACGTACACGGTTTTAAAGGTGGCTACATCGCCTAATACTGGGGTGCTTCTGCCTTTAACCAGCGGAATCTCCCTCAACTGATCCATGTTATTCATTACATACTCGGGTACCTGTACCTGTACAGAATAGGTGTAAGCGCCTTTTTCATCAAGCCAAAGGTTCTTCTGCGTAAAACGGCTTGATGTTGTACTCGCCGTAACCGAATTAGAAATATCTTTGATGTTGATGCCAAACTGTGCCGCTTTAAGCCGGTCGACCGTAATGGCAATAACCGGAAACTTAAGCGGCTGGTTGATCTGCACATCGCGCAGGTAGCTGATTTTTTGTAGCTGCTGCACCACTTTGTTGGCATAGCCTTCAATCTGCTCCATATTTTTGCCAGCTACCTGCACTTCGATAGGGGTTGAGGCACCCTGGCTCATGATCTTCTCGGTCATGTCTATTGGCTCAAAGGTAATTTGCAGGTCGGGCAGTGACTGGTGGATATTTTTTCGCAGTGCATCCTTAAGCTCGTCCATATTCATGTGGTAATCTTCATCAAGATTTACCTGTAAAATGGCTTCGTGGGTGCCTGTATTAAAGATATAAAGGTTACTGCTACCATAGCTACTTGGGATAAGCCCTATGTAACCAGACGATATTTTTATATGGCCGTCGACAGTCTTGTTAATGATGTTAAGCACTTGCTTAAACTTGTCTTCGGTACGCTCGAGCCGTGTACCTGCAGGTGCCTTGATCCTGATCTGGAACTGTCCGTTGTTGATCTTGGGCATCATGTCCTTGCCAATTACCACAAAGCAAATCCCTGCCAATATCAATACGCCTGCAAGGTATACAGGGATAATTAATTTCTTCCGTGGCATCATGCGTTCAAGGGATTTTATAAATCGCATTTTTACACGTTCAAAACCATCGTTCTTCTCAGGTTCTTCAACCTCGTGACGGTAATGTTCGTTTACCTGTATTTCTTCAGGGCGGTCAAGAGCCTCACCGGCATGTGCATGTATATCTTCATGATGATAATGCTGATAACGCTCTGCTTTGATCAGCCAGTTACTCATTATCGGAACCAGTGTTTGCGCAATTACATAAGAAACAATCATGGTTAAGCCGATGGACATAGAAAGCGGCAGAAACATGGCCTTAGGTACGCCGCTCATCATAAATGATGGCGCAAATACTGCCAGGATACAAAGCAGGATAAGTAATAAAGGGAACGCAATTTCTTCGCAGGCATCATAAATGGCTAAGCGCTTCGATTTACCCATTTCCAGGTGCTGGTGTATGTTCTCTATCGTTACCGTAGCCTGATCGACCAGAATACCTATTGCCAGTGCAAGGCCGCTCAGCGTCATGATGTTGATGGTTTGCCCGAACAAACTAAGCAGCAATACACCGATAAGAATAGATACCGGAATGGTGATCACCACGATTAAACTGCTTCGCCAGTCGCGCAGGAACAAGAGCACCATCAAACCTGTAAGCAATGCTCCCAATCCGCCCTCGGTCATTAAGCTTTTTACGGCATTCACAACAAACACCGACTGGTCAAATTCGTACGAAAGTTTTACATCATCGGGCAGCAGCGATTGCATTTCCGGCAGTTTAGCCTTTAAGTCCTGTACTACCGACCAGGTAGAAGCATCGGCTGTTTTAACAACCGGGATATACACCGAACGTTTACCATTGATCAGGGCATAATCCACGGTAATATCCGCAGCATCGGCCACACGGGCAAAATCTTTAACAAAAATGGGTACGCCGTTTTGTGTCCTAACCGGGATGTTGCCAAAGTTATCCGCGTTTTTAATGAGCGAATTCATGGTGGTCAGGTACATGGTATTGTTTAACCTGAGGTTACCAGATGGCGCCATTACATTGAACTTGGATAGGGCGTCTACCACCTCGTCAGGTGTCAAGTTTAAACTGCGCAGCTTGTCGGGATCAACGTTAATAGTAATAGAACGTGCATTGGCACCGAACGGCGGAGGTGCAGACAAGCCTGGAATAGTAGAGAACATCGGGCGGATACGTGTAGCCGCCAAATCATAAATGTCTTTTAAAGGCCTTGAAGGGCTGGAAAATACCAACTGCCCTAC encodes the following:
- a CDS encoding RagB/SusD family nutrient uptake outer membrane protein; its protein translation is MKMKSKYICLIFAASLLLAGTGCKKFLEQPVLGQYQSDNFFTSDANAVLAVNAAYSQLTFTDASSNAIWVLGDLASDDVVKGSSDGDQADFLAVQNFNINPSNAAVEAVWKRYYDGIFKCNVVTDGLAKPQSGVSETTRASVLAQAQFLRAYYYFNLTAAYGDIPLHLKVETPEELQSPALPQAQIYAQIEKDCQAAAAVLPTTWSGADLGRVTKGAALALLAKTYLFEKKWALAASTAAQVEALGVYSLLPNYADNFRAATKNNSESVFSIQHTSGLTPFQGNNLNQWFAPRSLNGYGFYLPTQSLVDNFEKSAGGVVDPRLDYTVGRADHPYYDSAFDPSWTSTGYVSKKHTQPISEIPTSIKGDGNLNYQAIRFAEVLLIEAEALNESGNSAAALVPLNKVRKRARESYINDPTLAATTGGKVPDGLLPDITNTSQSSLRDIIRAERRSELATEFHRFFDIIRYGSDYATNALRSKPNFNFATNQYFPIPTSERQTNLKLGK
- a CDS encoding LamG domain-containing protein; amino-acid sequence: MMNRLKIQTMSKMKIYSAAMVLLAIVLIFGQSCKKDKEAPNYNSDKAKLSLQIDSATMLYSAAVEGKQAGDYSVGSKAALQTAITLATQVKSGSFTQEQVNNATANLIRAIAQFKGKLIQEISLDNLIAYWKFDGDANDASGHGHNGQLKTGWVGTSPKTATDGGTLPTLTTDRYGAAGKAYAFDKAAYVEIPYDATLRPTSFTISAWVKPHVASNGNYIISLNRWNGYKFQLQGSNLPFLTISNDNGIHDQDDGGAGVKLDVWSQVVVSYTNGSMKFYINGVLVKTANVTGTPVALTSPPNLAIGNELPKSAYNMTDDSSPLAFYGANYFMGSIDDIRIYNKVLSDNEVNSLFTMETP
- a CDS encoding GNAT family N-acetyltransferase — its product is MDQIDLPITLRKTTNADLETLYQFQLDAEANYLVAFTPTENADREAYLKKHSKFLDDADKNTQTILLGDTIVGSVAKFEREGDNEITYWIDKKYWGKGIATIALQKFLQIETARPIFASAAFDNMGSRSVLEKCGFVKIGTDKGFANARQVEVEEVIYKLD
- a CDS encoding efflux RND transporter periplasmic adaptor subunit: MKSYKKISLLAVIASSLYACSGNHKPVDLTETSTKTKKSSQLKLATVSEKSLSSAVRLPGQLKPFNEVNLFPKVNGFVKEVLVDRGSVVHQGQLLIKLEAPEMQAQVQAATSRYLQAQENAQASSEKYQRLKEAAKEPGSVSQLDLDNALAKMKADAALASSERSNVASVHALQGYLNIYAPFDGMIIQRNVSPGALVSPGKAGDQPMLILQDTRKMRLEVYIPEDYVDKVDLKRSVKYTFNAMPDQPFTGKISRSANALGSMRSEAIEIDVLNTKQLFKPGMYAEVEIPMVSGAKSMLVPNNAIIRSTEREYVVVARDGKASLIDVKEGLTTHDSTEVFGNLKPNEHVVINAGDEIKEGDKIN
- a CDS encoding efflux RND transporter permease subunit; this encodes MSMVTSALKRPITTIVITLSLLIFAVLSALKIPIDIFPQLNLPTIYVIESYGGMSAQQMEGFFSTGLQNQFLYINGVKSITSKNIQGLTLIKLSFYESTNMAEASAQVALQVNRATSFFPPGALPPQVIRFDASSLPVGQLVFSSPSRPLKDIYDLAATRIRPMFSTIPGLSAPPPFGANARSITINVDPDKLRSLNLTPDEVVDALSKFNVMAPSGNLRLNNTMYLTTMNSLIKNADNFGNIPVRTQNGVPIFVKDFARVADAADITVDYALINGKRSVYIPVVKTADASTWSVVQDLKAKLPEMQSLLPDDVKLSYEFDQSVFVVNAVKSLMTEGGLGALLTGLMVLLFLRDWRSSLIVVITIPVSILIGVLLLSLFGQTINIMTLSGLALAIGILVDQATVTIENIHQHLEMGKSKRLAIYDACEEIAFPLLLILLCILAVFAPSFMMSGVPKAMFLPLSMSIGLTMIVSYVIAQTLVPIMSNWLIKAERYQHYHHEDIHAHAGEALDRPEEIQVNEHYRHEVEEPEKNDGFERVKMRFIKSLERMMPRKKLIIPVYLAGVLILAGICFVVIGKDMMPKINNGQFQIRIKAPAGTRLERTEDKFKQVLNIINKTVDGHIKISSGYIGLIPSSYGSSNLYIFNTGTHEAILQVNLDEDYHMNMDELKDALRKNIHQSLPDLQITFEPIDMTEKIMSQGASTPIEVQVAGKNMEQIEGYANKVVQQLQKISYLRDVQINQPLKFPVIAITVDRLKAAQFGINIKDISNSVTASTTSSRFTQKNLWLDEKGAYTYSVQVQVPEYVMNNMDQLREIPLVKGRSTPVLGDVATFKTVYVPGEYDRDGPRRYLTVSANIYKKDLGTATAAVQEALKHAGTPPKGLLATIGGMSNLLTETMSSLQNGLLFAILVIFLLLAANYQSFKVSLTVLSTVPAVILGSLSLLLLTGSTLNLQSYMGMIMSTGVSVANAILIVTNAEKLRIEYRDATKAAVTSASIRLRPILMTSLAMIAGMIPMASGLGEAGEQSAPLGRAVIGGLIASTLAALFILPQVFAWVQDKTTYDSPGLMPETEPTTENETINAQSHHEIV